In the genome of Rhinolophus ferrumequinum isolate MPI-CBG mRhiFer1 chromosome 24, mRhiFer1_v1.p, whole genome shotgun sequence, one region contains:
- the SH3BP5L gene encoding LOW QUALITY PROTEIN: SH3 domain-binding protein 5-like (The sequence of the model RefSeq protein was modified relative to this genomic sequence to represent the inferred CDS: inserted 7 bases in 6 codons; deleted 2 bases in 2 codons), giving the protein MAELRQVPGGRETPQGELRPDVVEDEVPPSPVAEESRGGGSNSSEAKLSPREDEELDPRIQEELEQLNQASADINQAELQLDEARTTYRRTLQESARKLNTQGSHLGSCIEKARPYYEARRMAKEAQQETQKXALRYERAVSMHNAAREMVFVAEAGVMADKNRLDPXWQEMLNHATCKVETGSAGRMNEAEEERLRASGNXPRVTRLCQQAEAGVQALQKTLARAIGKSRPYFELKAQFSQIHEEHKARVTELEQQVAQAKTRYSVALRNLEQISEQIHARRRGLXPQPPGPRRSSPVGAEAVPDGQRGQXDSGILEGAEGGASEGGLGSGPXPDADTWSLLSMRTVASDLQKCDSVEHLRGLSDHASLDGHELGPRSGSGSGSGSRGGRHQRSISL; this is encoded by the exons ATGGCTGAGCTCAGGCAGGTTCCAGGGGGGCGGGAGACCCCCCAGGGAGAGCTGCGGCCAGACGTTGTAGAGGATGAAGTTCCTCCCAGCCCAGTGGCAGAGGAGTCCCGAGGCGGTGGGAGCAACAGTAGTGAGGCCAAATTGTCCCCAAGAGAAGATGAAGAGCTGGACCCTAGAatacag GAGGAGTTGGAGCAGCTGAACCAGGCCAGCGCGGACATCAACCAGGCAGAGCTGCAGCTGGAT GAGGCCAGGACCACCTACCGGAGGACCCTGCAGGAGTCTGCGAGGAAGCTCAACACGCAGGGCTCCCACTTGGGGAGCTGCATCGAGAAGGCCCGGCCCTACTATGAGGCCCGGCGGATGGCCAAGGAG GCCCAGCAGGAGACACAGA CGGCCCTGCGATACGAGCGGGCTGTGAGCATGCACAATGCT GCCCGGGAGATGGTGTTTGTGGCCGAAGCAGGGGTCATGGCCGACAAGAACCGGCTGGACC ACTGGCAAGAGATGCTCAACCACGCCACCTGCAAGGTTGAGACAGGCAGCGCTGGCAG GATGAACGAGGCAGAGGAGGAGCGGCTTCGTGCGAGCGGGAA ACCGCGGGTGACACGGCTGTGCCAGCAGGCAGAGGCGGGT GTGCAGGCCCTGCAGAAGACCCTCGCGCGCGCAATTGGCAAGAGCCGCCCCTACTTTGAGCTTAAGGCCCAGTTCAGCCAGATCCATG AGGAGCATAAAGCCAGGGTGACAGAGCTGGAGCAGCAGGTGGCCCAGGCCAAGACCCGATACTCGGTGGCCCTGCGCAACCTGGAGCAGATCAGCGAGCAGATCCATGCGCGGCGCCGCGGCC CCCCTCAGCCCCCGGGCCCACGGCGCTCCTCCCCAGTGGGTGCTGAGGCTGTGCCGGACGGACAGCGAGGAC GGGACAGCGGGATACTTgaaggggctgagggtggggcaTCAGAGGGAGGCCTGGGGTCTGGCC ACCCCGACGCGGACACCTGGAGCCTGCTGAGCATGCGCACCGTGGCCTCGGATCTGCAGAAGTGCGACTCAGTGGAGCACCTGCGGGGCTTGTCAGACCACGCCAGCCTGGACGGCCATGAGCTGGGGCCTCggagcgggagcgggagcgggagcgggagccGCGGGGGCCGCCACCAGCGCAGCATCAGCCTATAG